From the genome of Nicotiana tabacum cultivar K326 chromosome 2, ASM71507v2, whole genome shotgun sequence:
tttatttaatgtgGAACCACTGTTGCTTTTATGGATTTTAAGTAGTAATGTTTAGGAGCTACTTTAGTTTATACTGTTTTAGTATGATTTGCAGTGAATTTGTGACTGTTGCTATtgtggatgttttaatgaaatttgATTTATGTTGTATAATGaatattatttattaaataatttatttgtttgtttatgcGTATGATGATACAAGCTTGATCTTATTTAATCATGCAATACTTAATGAGAAGAAAGAGCATTTCAATATTCAACTCGTGAGGGTAATTAATCCCCCCAAATCAAAATTTATAAAAGAGATTATATTGTGACGATTATAGACCCCAACTAATTAATTATTAGTAACCTAAAGCTAATATTGTGAAGGTTATGCATTgtcacaaaattatttttttaaaatcacagATCGTATTGTGACAATTACAAAGCCCcgcaaattattatttttagcatTAAAATTATATAAAGGAGGTTATAACCCGCTCTTAATTGACTTTCAAACCCCCATTAATTACAAATTTAATTTGCCGAGGTCGTCATGGGGGTTCTTTAAAACTGTCACAAAAAGCCTTGTGGCGATGATAACCATGGCGTTTCTTAAAACCCCTACAATTCAATTTGTGGGGGTCCAAAACCGtcacaaaattaagaaaaaactTCCACAAATTACACCTTTTCTTGTAGTGGTTGCAGTGCTCTTATTGTAGgtttacaaacaaaaaaaattatggaCGGGCTAATTTTTTAATctattattttcttaaaagtgtGGGTTTAGacctattatttattataattttattaattttttaaacaTTAATTTAGGTTTTGTAAACGAAAGTATTGAATTCTGATAAATCGACTGCCCGAATGCTACATTCGTAGTCCACCTCTGCCAAACACTATTTTGAACATCGTTtgcttgcaaaaaaaaaaaatcgggcGTTCTTTTAAGGATTGATGTATTAGCTTTTCTCTTTAAAAAAAGTATTGCAAATAACACCTGTCAAACTTTTTTTTAATCGAAagtaaatatttattattattaattaaataaatcgTAGCACTTTAGGAGTTTCTTTGAAGAATTcacttgttttttcttttttgtgtttaGAGAAAATTATGGATTTTTTGATGAATAACTTGATAAGACACTTTTGAATAATCACGTGTAACCGCTGTCGTTTATTTTTGTTGAATCCCTTCTCATTACAGCTAGTTGCTCCAGGAAGAAATAGCAGTAGTTATTTTTATCTACACTTTTCTTTTAAAAGCTAATTTGTCAGCCATTACAAACTGCTGCTCCACGTATTTAATGATTGTGAATGTGATGAGCTTAAATGGGGCCCAACAATAATGACAACACGTGATTAATGAAGAGTGAGGAAGAAGGAAGAGTTAAAGGGGTTGTGGTGGGCCCTCATGAGGATTGCATGTCACCAAGTTTCAATCGGTCAACACTTCAAAATTTTCTCTTTTAGCCTATAGCGTTGTTCCATTTCACCGTAATTACGTAGATACGCTTATGATCCAAATAGTAACCGGATGCAGCTCTCTTTGTAACCGGAGGCAGCTTAAATTCCCGcttattaataattaataataatagtaaAGTAAAGTAATTTGGCTCTTATGTGCCCATAATGCCACCTGGCGCAATTAGCGATAGACATTTAAGGAGAAGTTGGAAGGTAATACAAAACACAATATACTTTAGAATTTAGATGTACTAGTTAATTATAAATCGAGCAAAGTTCAGGAGGAATTTTATGTATTGCCCAAAAATAATATTGTTCAGTGAATAAATTGGTCAAATGGCCATGTGTTATCTTACTCTTTTAAGTTATCCAGGGAAATTTTTTCTCCCTAAGAAATAAACACAATGTTATTAATTACAATGTTGACTGAATTCCACGAAAAACAATCTCCAGTACACGACAATCTTTTACGAGTTGATTTTGAAAAGGTGAATATTTTATTAAACTAAACCTACTATTTGAATTTTGAAatggtcttttttatttttttgaaaattataacTCGAAACATTTATGATCGAAATTTGAACtttttgtcaaaattttgacGACACTACTGCTTCTTTCACACCTGCAAATTGATTACTGATTCTATAATTTTATCCAGCAAACTTCCAGTGGGCATGAACGTTACACGTCAATCTGGAAACCCATGAAGAagctgctattttcttttttgaaatttttggtcAAAAAAGGAGAAATAGGCAACGTGattaaagaagaaaaatctgAACAGTATCAAGTGAATAAAAATTGCATGTTGGAATATTTATCATGAGAGACAATGTTTTAGAAGCCAAAATTGTGACTCGAGATTCAGCAAATGTGACGAGTAAAGTAATGTTGCACACAAAATTGTTCAAAATAAGGTAAATAGGTATACCGTACAAGAAGTTTATCCAGATCAATAGATACATGACATGTGTTTGTTATACACTTCTTTTATTGAACTATGATTAATATTATATATCTTTATCTGATTAATCACTTAACCATGATAAATTAGTATAATCTGGTATAAACACACGATGAGTATTTCCTTTCTAAATGCTTCACGATAACTACAATGGGTTTTAAGTTATACTTCACCAGGTTCGTCCATTTATGCCTTCTGCTGTCTAACTCTAAAATGCACTGTGCATATTTATGCCTTGTAATGTCCAGTCCACACCCCCGTTTTAAATTTTTtctattaaatatttaaattaccAATTATATAATATGCAGTTTATCATTATAAgtgatttaatatatatatatatatatatatatatatatatatatatatatatatatatatatatatatatatatatatatatatgtcattaTGCTTAAATTTTTCAATTACTTTTTGTACAATTTGCTTTTAAATATTATACAATTTAATGTATTTTCATAAACTACACACAtatatttaacttttaaaattttgGCACCATGCCTCGAAGCTTGGTGCTTTGTCTTAGAACTTTTTTTAATAACCTTGGTGTCCGGTCAACTTGCACGTATCTAAAATTATTCACGGGTATCTGCTACCTCTCATCAACATATGTACAAAATAACTCTATCCTTGGATAAATAGAAAGAAATCACCTAAATAttcataaagaaaaaataaagtaaaacggATAGAATCAGCCACAAAAACACaacaaatattaaaaaataaaaataaaaataaaaataaaagctgcATAGATTCTtcttaactaaaactttattattatttgccaATAAGCCAAGTTGAGGAGGTGAACTTTGTACGAGATGGGTTGGGTCAACGCGTTCCCTTTGTCCTCCATTTCTCCAAGTTGTAAAAAGTAGGTGCTTGATGCTTTCTTGACCATATTATATTTTGCATATTTGCAATAGAAAATTAAAGGTTGACAGCCATGCATTCATGGTTCAATAAAACATAATTAATAGCTTCATGCAACTGAGTTTAGACTCTTTCAAACAACCAAAGATCTTAAATTTAAATTCAACTCGATTTCCTTTCATTATGAACTAAAGGCACTTGCCTTCTGTTAAATTCAAAAGTTCCAGTGTTGTTCATGGCTTTATACAAGATTAAtcctttcttcttcattctttGTTGTTCTTTTCATTTGATAAGCAGCCAACCTTGGGATTATCCAACGGCAAATCTTTCTACAACATGGGTCAACAGTGTTTCTGCACCCCATTCAGTGGATTTCATTGATGGCTCAATAGTAAGGGCCATACTACTTAGAGGAACTTTTGGTCCAAGATATGCTTGTGGTTTCTACTGTAATGGCAATTGTGAGAGTTACCTGTTTGCCATCTTCATTGTGCAAACCAATAGTGCTTCCCAAATTACTATGCCCGCAATCGGATTCCCACAAGTTGTTTGGTCTGCTAACAGGAACAAACCAGTTAAGATCAATTCTACTTTGCAGCTTACAGCAGAAGGGGATTTAGTGCTTAGAGATGCTGATGGTACCTTGGCTTGGTCAACAAACAGTGCTGGAAAAACTGTTGCTGGCTTAAACTTGACTGACGAGGGAAATCTTGTTCTGTTTGACTCCAAGAATGCAACTGTTTGGCAATCTTTTGATCACCCAACTGATTCTTTAGTTCCAGGACAGAAGTTAGTATCAGGGATGAAGCTAACGGCAAGTGTTTCAACAACAAACTGGACTGAAGGAGGTTTGTTTTCTTTCTCTGCTACCAATGATGATTTGGTTGCTTTTGTAGAGTCAAATCCTCCCCAAACATACTTTGAAAGATCTATTAGTGTATTGAATACTAGTGGAGGCTCCAATTATGTTATGTATTTGAATGGAAGCTTAGCTTTAATCTCAAATTCCAATGATCCGCAGACGCTGATTTCCATTCCTCCAGCATCCTCAGCCCAATACATGAAACTTGAATCTGATGGACACTTGAAAGTGTATGAGTGGCAAAGTCGGTGGAATGAGGTGGATGATCTCCTGACAGGTTTTAATGGTGAGTGCTATTACCCCATGGTCTGTGGAAGATACGGCATTTGCTCAAGGGGGCAGTGTAGTTGTCCCAAATCAAGCTCTAATTCAACAAGCTATTTCAGACAGATAGATGATAGGCAGGGTAATCTGGGTTGCGCTGAGGTCACAAGGCTTACTTGTAATGCTTTAAATAACCACAGATTTTTGGAACTTCAAGACGTGGACTATTTCACCTTTACTGCAGATATTAAAAATACTGATATGAATGCCTGTAAAGATGCATGTTTGAGGAATTGTTCCTGTAAAGCTGCTTTATTTCGTAGTGGTTTAAATTCTTCCACGGGGGACTGCTACCTACCATCCGAGATATTTTCACTAGCGAATAATCAGAAGGATAAGACAAGGTACGATTCCTATGCGTTTATAAAAGTACAGGTTGAAGCTGAACCAGCTGCTGCTAAAGAGAAAAAGCGGGTTAATGGTGCTGTTCTGGGCTCTGTCATAGGACTTGCCATCTTAGGCATCTTAATTGCAATTGCAGTTTTCATAATCTGGAAGAAGAGAAAGGCCAGTGAAGACGAGGAAAATTATCTAGATCACGTGCCGGGAATGCCCACTAGATTTTCTTACGATGATCTAAAGGCTGCAACTGAGAACTTTACCAAGAAGCTTGGTCAAGGAGGATTCGGGTCAGTTTTTGAAGGGTGTTTAGAAGATGGCACAATGATTGCAGTGAAATGCCTTGATGGAATAGGCCAAGTCAAAAAATCGTTCTTAGCTGAGGTTGAAACGATTGGCAGCATACATCATGTAAACTTGGTGCAACTAATTGGCTTCTGCGCTGAGAAATCTCATAGGCTTTTAGTCTATGAGTTTATGAGCAATGGATCACTAGAAAAATGGATCTACCATGGGAAACAAGAGCAAACTCTTGATTGGAACTGCAGGAGGAAGATTATTCAAGACATAGCCAAAGGATTAGCCTACCTTCATGAAGAATGCAGGCAAAAGATTCTGCATTTGGATATTAAGCCCCCAAACATACTCCTAGATGAGAAGCACAATGCTAAACTCTCTGACTTCGGGCTTTCAAAGCTAATTGATCGGAATCAGAGCCAAGTGATGACTACAATGAGAGGCACTCCTGGTTATTTGGCTCCTGAATGGCTTAGTGGAGCTATAACAGAAAAGGTAGATGTCTACAGCTTTGGCATTGTAATCTTGGAAATTTTGAGTGGAAGAAGACATTTTGAGGCATCCGAGTCTGAAGATCAACAGGTAATGTTGAACTTATTCAAGAAAAAGGCAGAGGaagggcaactggtggatcttaTTGATAAGCATAGTGAAGATATGCAGTTGTACAAAGAAGAAGTAATAAAGACGATGCAGATTGCTGCCTGGTGTTTACAACATGATTACACAAAGAGGCCATCAATGTCAATGGTAGTCAAGGCCATGGAAGGTGTTTTGGATGTTGAAAAGAATCTAGATTACAGCTTTAATCCACAAATTGTGAGCGTAATACCAAATATCACTTTTGCACATTCAACTCCTTTACTTCCCTCAGTCCTATCAGGCCCAAGGTGAGGAGAAAGCTCCATGGAAAATTTTGCTAATTCTAGTTTTGCCAGACGTGCAGCTTGCTTACTGCTGtgtaaatttcttttctttttttgataatGGATACTGCTGTGTAAATTTCTTCTTCAATGTTTACGAAGTTATTGCTGTTTTCTTCAAATTATATATGCAAAGTTTGTTCAATAAACACATGCTATCACGAACTTAGTGCAATTTGTACAGATGATTAGCCTTAAACGATTCACCGTTCTATAAATCTCTTCACACTCCCACGCCAAAAAATTCTCCGCAATTACAATTCTGCTGTTTCATTTCAGCAAGAattttatttctcatattttccaGGCTGCTGCTTAATTATCAAATGAAAATAATTCGCAAGAGGCTACCAACATATGCaaaagaaagaaatagaagaCACAAACAACTAGCTTTTAGAAGTCTTCAGAAGTGACTTCACCATTGAGGGATGttaatcacaaaaaataaatctgatttaCATCGTAATACATTATGGACATTTCACACAATTCTTCACGTCACAATAACCAGGAATAGAAGAATAAGAGAACTAGATAACAAGAAAACCTGAACTTTGGTAACACATTTTCTGCTTCCTTGAAGTCCATGGTAAGGCAAAATGCTCTTTCCCCAGTTCTATCAGCGGCGATAGCGATAACATTTGAAGTTAAAAGATAAATGCAAAATTCCACG
Proteins encoded in this window:
- the LOC107814485 gene encoding G-type lectin S-receptor-like serine/threonine-protein kinase SD2-5, encoding MALYKINPFFFILCCSFHLISSQPWDYPTANLSTTWVNSVSAPHSVDFIDGSIVRAILLRGTFGPRYACGFYCNGNCESYLFAIFIVQTNSASQITMPAIGFPQVVWSANRNKPVKINSTLQLTAEGDLVLRDADGTLAWSTNSAGKTVAGLNLTDEGNLVLFDSKNATVWQSFDHPTDSLVPGQKLVSGMKLTASVSTTNWTEGGLFSFSATNDDLVAFVESNPPQTYFERSISVLNTSGGSNYVMYLNGSLALISNSNDPQTLISIPPASSAQYMKLESDGHLKVYEWQSRWNEVDDLLTGFNGECYYPMVCGRYGICSRGQCSCPKSSSNSTSYFRQIDDRQGNLGCAEVTRLTCNALNNHRFLELQDVDYFTFTADIKNTDMNACKDACLRNCSCKAALFRSGLNSSTGDCYLPSEIFSLANNQKDKTRYDSYAFIKVQVEAEPAAAKEKKRVNGAVLGSVIGLAILGILIAIAVFIIWKKRKASEDEENYLDHVPGMPTRFSYDDLKAATENFTKKLGQGGFGSVFEGCLEDGTMIAVKCLDGIGQVKKSFLAEVETIGSIHHVNLVQLIGFCAEKSHRLLVYEFMSNGSLEKWIYHGKQEQTLDWNCRRKIIQDIAKGLAYLHEECRQKILHLDIKPPNILLDEKHNAKLSDFGLSKLIDRNQSQVMTTMRGTPGYLAPEWLSGAITEKVDVYSFGIVILEILSGRRHFEASESEDQQVMLNLFKKKAEEGQLVDLIDKHSEDMQLYKEEVIKTMQIAAWCLQHDYTKRPSMSMVVKAMEGVLDVEKNLDYSFNPQIVSVIPNITFAHSTPLLPSVLSGPR